The segment ataatcaaggtttttcgtatatttttttattgctacgtggcaaacaagttaccagtaggttcagtagattttcagaaaacaaatgagacccagcattcatgatatgcacgctcttaaggctgtgcaattgggcaattagttgaattagttgaaaggggtgtgttcaaaaaaatagcagtgtggcattcaatcactgaggtcatttttttttttgaagaaacaggtgtgaatcaggtggcccctatttaaggatgaagccaacacttggtgaacatgcatttgaaagctgaggaaaatgggtcgttcaagacattgttcagaagaacagcgtactttgattaaaaagttgattagagaggggaaaacctataaagaggtgcaaaaaatgataggctgttcagctaaaatgatctccaatgccttaaaatggagagcaaaaccagagagacgtggaagaaaacggaagacaaccatcaaaatggatagaagaataaccagaatggcaaaggctcagccaatgatcacctccaggatgatcaaagacagtctggagttacctgtaagtactgtgacagttagaagacgtctgtgtgaagctaatctattttcaagaatcccccgcaaagtccctctgttaaaaaaaaggcatgtgcagaagaggttacaatttgccaaagaacacatcaactggcctaaagagaaatggaggaacattttgtggactgatgagagtaaaattgttctttttgggtccaagggccacaggcagtttgtgagacgacccccaaactctgaattcaagccacagtacacagtgaagacagtgaagcatggaggtgcaagcatcatgatatgggcatgtttctactactatggtgttgggcctatttatcgcataccagggatcatggatcagtttgcatatgttaaaatacttgaagaggacatgttgccctatgctgaagaggacatgcccttgaaatggttgtttcaacaagacaatgacccaaaacacactagtaaacgggcaaagtcttggttccaaaccaacaaaattaatgttatggagtggccagcccaatctccagaccttaatccaattgagaacttgtggggtgatatcaaaaatgctgtttctgaagcaaaaccaagaaatgtgaatgaattgtggaatgttgttaaagaatcatggagtggaataacagctgagaggtgccacaagttggttgactccatgccacacagatgtcaagcagttttaaaaaactgtggtcatacaactaaatattagtttagtgattcacaggattgctaaatcccagaaaaaaaaaatgtttgtacaaaatagttttgagtttgtacagtcaaaggtagacactgctatttttttgaacacacccctttcaactaattgcccaattgcacagccttaagagcgtgcatatcatgaatgctgggtcttgtttgttttctgacaatctactgaacctactggtaacttgtttgccacgtagcaataaaaaatatactaaaaaccttgattattctggttagtcatattgtactgctattattttgaacaatactgtacatacctGGGATGAAACGGTTAAGGTGTAAATGAAAGGATTCAAGAGAAGTGGAGCCTCTGGCACATCTGTAAGTCTTCAGAAGCACACCTCCCTTGGTTAGGCTCCGGGTCTCAGTATAAAGGGCAACACCAAGAGGGTCTTGGATACACTTGATGTGCTTCTTTTGGACACACCAGATGTGCTCCATCCTTTCTCAATCCAAGAGAGGAACACCCAGAGAGTCATTTCCCTTGCTGCTCAGGAGTTCTGTAAGCAGTTGTTCAAGGAGAAGGATGGTAGTCTCCTCTCCACGGGTCCTCCTCCGGCAATGTAGAGCCAGCTCCTCCCTGGTCAGATGCTTGTTTACATCATCTgtcagcgcaggccaaccctggGACATCAACAGCTCTCTCTTTGCTTTGCGAAGGATAGAGACTTCAGCTGCATCCCATTCAAAGATGCATGCTGATAGCCGTGACATGAAGATGGGGTACAACTGATGGGCATCAGTTGTACACCCCAAGGCAATCCTGCGCATAAAATGCCAGATGTCCAAGCGTATCATGAGATCTGGCCAGCCCCTAAACCTGGTTTTCAGCTTGCTCTCGCTCACCTCACTGCAGCACCCACAGTCCACGTACAACACAGAAGGTGGATTTACACCAGCCTGCTGGTATCTTTTCACCAGACCATCTACCATCATGTCATGTCCTGCTCCTTCCTGGGCTGTCAGCACACTTATGAGCACCTGACCAAACTCGTTGCAAACAGAGGTAAGCCAGAGTCCCGTTCCCCTCGCTGTCCCAGCCAGCTTCTTGGTGATCTGTAATAAGAGATGATATGAAGCATGCTGTAAATATAAATCAAACATCACACCATGAAAAATACAGACACAGTGCCATGCTGGTATATAAACACCATTAATGAACAAATCCACAACTAACCTTTTTAGTAGAATCCATCTTCAAGACAGAGCCATAGGTGGATGTTATTCTGGCATGGATTTCATCCAGCCTGGTCAGAATGTCTTGGCTGTAAACGGTGAGCAACCACTTGCAGCTTGGCACCACCGTAGGCTCTGGGGGCTCCTGGAAATTTACTGGCATCACCCCGGGTTGATTGAGGAAGTCAACACATTGGGTGGTGTACCGGGCCAGACGATGGAGCCACTGCTCGCTGTGGTTTTCACGCAGCTGCTTTATCACCCTAGTGGGACTATTGCCTAAGCCACGCTCACGCAAGAGCCTGATGACCCGCATATCACAGGCGTACCTTAGGAAAAGCAAAATCCACATATTCATATATTTGAGCTATTTAATTGTAAAGTatttgcatacatacacacacatgatgATGGGCTAACAACTGGATGAGGAATGAAAGTGTACTTACTTCCGCGTGAGGATGACCTGAAACTCAGAGCGATGGCCCAGATCTTGCTGTTGCAGGACAGTCTGACTCCAGGACACATGCGAGGCTCTACACTTTGTACAGATAAGGGTTTCTGTGACCATATTATATGTTCTGTCAATGTCTAGAACCTGTTGTGCCCTTTTGTGCAGACCACCTCCTGTCAGCTGATGTTGTCCGCAGGCTGGATTGGGACAGAGAACCTTAACCCTCCACAGCTTGTATGGCATCCACAGCAGAAGAGTATGACAAAAGAATCTGTCTGGAGCTGGAGCCTGATTGTTAATAAGTGCTGGTTGTGGGGGGGTAATACCAGAGCTGGAGGTCATCACGAAGTGCTGGCTTTCCTTTGGATCCAATTTTGAAAAGCCTTTTGCCAATCCACTTGTGATCCTCTGGTGGTATGGTCTCAGACCACAAACGAGGAAGTTGAACTACAGATGGACCTTGCAATTATGCCCCAGAAGGAGCAGTCTGTGATGGAAAAAAGGCAAAACATTAAGTTTAGTAAgttcattttactttttaaatcactttaagaattttatttgtatcCCTGATTACTTTCACATAAAATCATCATTGTATTACATGGTATTACAATGATTATTACGACAATGAAACTGATAACTTTCCTTTATACACGGAAGTCatccaaaaaaaggaacaaaataatcctgaaatcctgttgaatatgaaataaaaaagaattctgaGACTTTATAACCAATATCTATTTATTCTGACACATGaatgttaacatctatacactgtTTATCATCAATAAATCAGTATCATGTAAACTCAATTGACATTATGAGAATAGTTtgcttgttgtttttttcagcatgaaTGTGTTTTAAGGAACTACTGGTTATAAAAGTAATATTCAATTTTCATGGCATGTAAGCCTTTTTACATCTCCATTAAGTGTCTGGTAAAAgctgatttaattacatttttggacCAACAGAATATGAAATTACTTACAGAGACGATCATGCATGGCTTAGCGGGATTGGACACATCTgcagtggctctggggacagaggTTGGAACTGTAGGATCTGGTGTCTGTACAATCATGAAGTAAAATATAGATTTAGCAAATAGAACATTACAATAACTTAGTCGTCCTAGATTAAATCATACACTACAGTTGCAAAGTTTGAGGCCCAAATGTTTATAAAAGAAAcctattctgctcaccaaggttgcatttgataaaaaatagttaaaaactaaAAAGATAGTTAAATTGTGGaacattactacaatttaaagtttaaaaatatgaaatgtaatttatttatacggTGGCAAAAaccaattttcagcatcattactccagtcttaagtgttacatgatccttcagaaaccattctattgAACATAAACCTTCATTATTAGTTGAAAACGTGAAAATAGCTGATAATAAAACTGCATTACAGTGGTTGCCACACTTATGGTGTTGGGGAAAgcgcacaaagatgaaaatcaagggtaaataatctttaattaaCCCACACAAAGGAAGGCAGTAACACAGACCAAGACAAACTGAACAGACTAAAATTTAAGTAGACAGACCAATGAGGGACAAATGAGTAAATTAACTAGACACAGATTAACTGAATGACATAAGAGGAGACACAAACTAGGTTGAGGAACATGAGGAGAGAAAATACAAAAGTCCATAAATATGACAGGTGgtatttttcagaattaagtttgaagaacagcatttatttgaaatagaaatcgtttgtaacatgatgttgaatagaaatcttttgtgacattaaatgtctgagatttttttatcaatttaatgcctccTTTTTCAATAAAAGTAACACTATCTTAACAACTTTTAACAATAGTAATTTATATGAaatctatttataaaatataacttttttgtttattaatatatggttttctgttattaaaaaatagtttaataatttGTATAGAATGGAACGTGAAACGTGTCTTCATAGAGTAAAATATAGATTAtgccattacttacagagacTGTAGTGCTTGGTCTAGAGGCACTAGACACTGCTGCGCTGGGCTGGTCTTCAGCCTGAGAAGTTCTCCTGGCCAAACTGAGATTTGGCTTTGCTGCAGTAATGTGAGACCCGGTAAATCTTGATTTGGTAAACTaaaaatgtgagaagacagaatgtgttataatagcaagtgtcacaggtcggagcggaccacagatgttgcaagtcacgccccttcctagtttccacctcgaggaggtcccaaagccaccccaatgaccagacagacCAAGcgtaagtaatattaaaacaactttatttaaattaattaaaataattcagggaGGGGGAGGTAAATCTAAAATTATCGTCTCTGTTCAGCAAGAGGAGAAAGGGGCCGGAGAGGACTATGCGGCGAGGGTTAGTATGTCCACAGAGGGAAGAGGGGGACGAAGCTCCTTCGTCCCTTTCGAAAACCCTTAGTCTTCCTCTTTGGGCTTTTGTTGACTCGTGGCACCCTTCTTTTCTCCTGAAGGCagagtgaaacacacaatgaATAATCGATACGGTGAGAGTGGCTACCTGTTACTTGGGTCCATACGACTGGCTGATAAATGACTTGTTCCTCCGATCTCTTCGTACAGGGTGCTCGGGCGGCGCCTCCCCTTCTGCACACTCCGAGGTGAGCGCCAACCCGCGACACAGAACTCCAATGGCACTGCAAGAGAGAGGTCACTCAAACTGCGGGGGACAACACAGGTAGGTacttcacaggcaactggggctctattctcactttagtgattcgtagcaatggacaaaggtaggtatttcacaggcaactggggctctattctccctttagtgattcatagcaatggacaaaggtaagtatttcACAACGGGGATTTTTCACCTAGAATACTTCTCCTGGGCGGTGGGCTTACGGTGAAATACTGCGATACAGTAAGTAGATGAACTGTCAGACCTGGAGTAGTAAATCGTCGTAGCGCAGGCCTCCACAGGGATTTCCTGTGCGTCGGGGAAAGTTAAACACTGTCGCACCGGGCCaaacgcttccctctcctctcttctattTGCAGTTTAAGGGATCTGGACCGGGGCGAACCTTTGAAGAAGCTCCACAACAGGTAAAGTAAATCCACACAGCTAATTTGCAACAGTAAAACTTCCTCCTTGCATATAGGTATAATTTTGGCTTTTACTCACACCAGTCTTGCTTACGTTTATTCTTCACCACCGCTTCCACAGAGCCAGGGTATTCCGAAAGGGTCTAGACAGGACGTTACATTTGGGTCTCCATGCATTTCttaaaatacctgcaacattacataaatgtctataaacaattattacacactctggtttgcactgttgaaagccataacataacacaaccatcacattacatcgttcaaatgaatgggaccaggtaaatgtttgttctgaagcctgatgtgttgttctcttatgcaaatacactaaaccaagatactaataatgttcgattacgattattttttatttttatacatctataaTGCAAAGGTAACAAACACTCACCCACTGACAAATCTCGTACCACTTTTTATGTCGAACTACGCGACAATGACCCTTGTCATAGGTCACAAACTtgagtaattaaccttttttaccTCTGACACGCCCCCTGAGGATGATGTCATTCTTTCGTACACCTTCGGCACGGTTCGGCAACTTGATTGACACCTGACTAGAAGCGCTGACCTCTCCACCTAGCGGTGAGATGCGGAAACGTGCCGTCGAAATccccctgctctctgattggtcaaatgtcacgaatgtcaagataatgttataaattgcgctttttgattggctggaaatgttaaggcgcttcgacgcgattgttccaaatgtcatagcgcttcgatgcgattggctgcgcagttcgacattgctcaacatttctgaaattatgtcggactatccttcgtcagctagcgctcaggtcgcagtctcccctggaggcgtgggttcgaatcccacttctgacagacctatcctttggctgcagacagagacttcagtcttctgccacgttgggccagcagggcgttaactttgacaaaacaacgcattaggcagatgctagtattaattgggcaggcgttgaaggcaaggatgagtttttagacactttttgaaaatggttaaagcctccgctgctcgaattgagataggcaagccgatccaccagctgggaagagctggaatttagtttgatacccctggtctaagctctctcagttatcagaaaaaagcaccaccctgccccgtgtgaggctcgaactcacgaccttcagattatgagactgacacgctgcctaactgcgccaacgaggcccgtgggctagagggggcccgaacagagataaagtagcttctaggtccctggtttcaggtgtggctcgaacaggccatctctagccaggcaagggtgtcaggatggccgagcggtctaaggcgctgcgttcaggtcgcagtctcccctggaggcgtgggttcgaagcccacttctgacagacctatcctttggctgcagacagagacttcagtcttctgccaccttgggccagcagggcgttaactttgacaaaacaacgcattaggcagatgctagtattaattgggcaggcgttgaaggcaaggatgagtttttagacactttttgaaaatggttaaagcctccgctgctcgaattgagataggcaagcagatccaccagctgggaacagtccaggaaaaggtcctatagagtgattttgtgcctctttgggatggcaccacgaggcatcgttcacttgcagaaagcaagcataggtctgaaccagcgactttaggtatgttgctgcagagccagtggttatcttgtaggcaaacatcagtaccttgaatctgatgcgaacagctattggtagccagtgcaaaattatgaagagaggtgtgacgtgggctttctttggctcgttgaagaccactctcgctgctgcatcctggatcagttgcagaggcttgatagtacgtgctggaagacccgccaagggagcgtaacagtagtccggtctggagaaaacagagagcttggacaaggagttgtgtggcctgctctgatcggaagggtctaatcttccgaacgttgtacaaggcaaatcttcaggaccaggccagtgcagcaatatggcctttgaaacttcacaaaacctcaggaggacgtggccacgtgttacatgaatatgagagggatgctattactgccttcgtgtagcattagccagcatgaatgcagaattttgacttcattgtaaataaaaggattgcacgggcctacacgcaatgtcgctggatgagattcagggaatttacctggaacctcacagttttccacaaagcataatttcacctgccctgaagaggagctatggccttttgcccccaggagacacagggaaacccacacgaaaggggacagagaacctcactctgtctttctgagccacgggtgtcaaactcagtccccggaaggccggagacctgcagagtttagattcaagcctgattgaacacacctgatccaaccaatcatgcccttcaggctcatttgaaaactacacgccttgtgtgtttgagaagggttggaacaacactctacagggctcgggccctaaaggaatttagtttgatacccctggtctaagctctctcagttatcagaaaaaaagcaccaccctgccccgtgtgaggctcgaactcacgaccttcagattatgagactgacgcgctgcctaactgcgccaataaggcccgtgggctagaggtggcccgaacagagataaagtagcttctaggtccctggtttcaggtgtggctcgaacaggccatctctagccaggcaagggtgtcaggatggccgagcggtctaaggcgctgcgttcaggtcgcagtctcccctggaggcgtgggttcgaagcccacttctgacagacctatcctttggctgcagacagagacttcagtcttctgccacgttgggccagcagggcgttaactttgacaaaacaaggcattaggcagatgctagtattaattgggcaggcgttgaaggcaagaatgagtttttagacactttttgaaaatggttaaagcctccgctgctcaaattgagataggcaagcagatccaccagctgggaacagtccaggaaaaggtccttgagagtgattttgtgcctctttgggatggcaccacgaggcatcgttcacttgcagaaagcaagcataggtctgaaccagcgactttaggtatgttgctgcagagccagtggttatcttgtaggcaaacatcagtaccttgaatctgatgcgaacagctattggtagccagtgcaaaattatgaagagaggtgtgacgtgggctttctttggctcgttgaagaccactctcgctgctgcatcctggatcagttgcagaggcttgatagtacgtgccggaagacccgccaagggagcgtaacagtagtccggtctggagaaaacagagagcttggacaaggagttgtgtggcctgctctgatcggaagggtctaatcttccgaacgttgtacaaggcaaatcttcaggaccgggccagtgcagcaatatggcctttgaaacttcacaaaacctcaggaggacgtggccacgtgttacatgaatatgagagggatgctattactgccttcgtgtagcattagccagcatgaatgcagaattttgacttcattgtaaataaaaggattgcacgggcctacacgcaatgtcgctggatgagattcagggaatttacctggaacctcacagttttccacaaagcatcatttcacctgccctgaagaggagctgtggccttttgcccccaggagacacagggaaacccacacgaaaggggacagagaacctcactctgtctttctgagccacgggtgtc is part of the Carassius gibelio isolate Cgi1373 ecotype wild population from Czech Republic chromosome A4, carGib1.2-hapl.c, whole genome shotgun sequence genome and harbors:
- the LOC127969545 gene encoding uncharacterized protein LOC127969545; its protein translation is MRVIRLLRERGLGNSPTRVIKQLRENHSEQWLHRLARYTTQCVDFLNQPGVMPVNFQEPPEPTVVPSCKWLLTVYSQDILTRLDEIHARITSTYGSVLKMDSTKKITKKLAGTARGTGLWLTSVCNEFGQVLISVLTAQEGAGHDMMVDGLVKRYQQAGVNPPSVLYVDCGCCSEVSESKLKTRFRGWPDLMIRLDIWHFMRRIALGCTTDAHQLYPIFMSRLSACIFEWDAAEVSILRKAKRELLMSQGWPALTDDVNKHLTREELALHCRRRTRGEETTILLLEQLLTELLSSKGNDSLGVPLLD